From Roseateles sp. SL47:
GATCGCCGAGTGCTCGTGCAGTTCGAGATAGGCTTGGTAGATCGCCACTTGCGCGGCGTAGATGGGCTTGGAGATGGCCAGCCCTTTTTTCTCCAGATCGCTCCAGGATTTGTTGCCCAAGCATTTGCATTCCCAGAGCGCGGGATAGGCGAAGCCCTCCGGGCCACCGACGATGACGCCGTCGATGTGGCCCTGCAGGCGACCGTTGGCCACCGAGAAACCGAACTGCTCGCCGTCGGCCTTGCGGGTGCGCAGGTCGAAGCCCGCGTCCCGCAGCCACGCGACCATGCAGTCCTCCATGACATGGCCGCGCTCGAGGATGCGCAGCATCCGACCCGGGGTATCACGCCCGTGGTCGATGGGTGCCTTGGCGTACTCGAACTGCAGCGCGCGTTCACAGGCCACGCCGAGACGTGAGGCCCCGAGGTACTGGCGTTCTGACTGGCGGGCGCGAGCCTGCTGGAGGCCCGTGTCCACCAGGGTGGTGACCTGACCCGAGATGCTCGATGAGGAGTTGAAGTCGATCATGGCTTCTTCTCCTTCGGCTCTTCCCAGGGCAGGTCGTCCTCCAGATCGGCGAACGGGTTGGCTGCACTCGGCGTCATGGGATCGGCCGTGGGCGTCATGCCACGCACCGGCGGGTACTTGCTCGTCTCGTGGTGCTCGACCATTGCCTCGGTGTAGCAAGTGACGATGGCGTCGATCACTTGCAGCGCCTCGGCTTCGGAATAGTCGCCCAGCGGTTTGGCGAAGCCGATCTCGCCCGCTGCCTCGCCGAAGGACTTGAGGCATTTCTTCATCGCGGCCAGTTCGACATCAGATGGATCGATCATGGCGACCTCCTTGGTGTCGGTGCGGCCGTCTTTGACCCGCAGCCAGTTGCCGTACAGCGTGTGAAACGCGTTCTGGCAACGCTGCGAGCAGAACACCCAGTCGATGGGGTAGCGCCGGGGATTGCCGACACCGTGACGGTTGTCGGTGTGGCCGAATCCCCGGGCCTGTCGTTTGCAGACCCAGCATTTCATTCGCCCCCCCTTACTGAGCCCATGACGGTTTGCCCGTCACGGGTGCGCGTTGAGGTGTGGATGCCTGATACGCAGGGGCTGCCTGCGCTGGCGCGCCGGAGGTGCCACCGCCAGAGCTGCTCTTGGTGGGCACGCCCATCAACTTGGCGTAGTCGGGGTGATCGGGTTCGATCGCCAGCTTGACCACGTTGCGGTCTTGGCCCTTGGTGTCCTTCTCGATGTCCACGCGGGCCAGGAACTCCAGACCGTCCAGTTCGTGAAAGCCCTGGATGCGGCGGGCGGCGGCAGCCTGTGGGCTGTTGTCCTGCGGGTTGACGTTGCGGGCGCTGTTGAGCGCGGCGCGAAGGAAGCTGCGCCCCATCTGCCCCCAGGTCGGCCCCTTGGGGGAGTGCAGGCCGATGTTGCTCCACATCTTGCGTTTGGCATGATCGCCAGCGGTAACCACGAATTCGGCGGCGAGGTAGATAGAGCCCGTGTCGAAGGATTCGGTGGCGTAACCGCCGCCCCAGCCCTGCGACGGATCGTCATAACCGCCGGGCTTGAGGGTCATGCGTACCGGGACGGCGGTGCCTTTGGGGATCAGTTCGAAGCCGGACTGCTGTGATTCGGCGTCGTTGAAGTCATTCCAGTTGTTGGTGGTCATGGCGATTACTCCTGAGATTCGATGTGTGCGGCGGCGCTGGCGGGCGTGGTGGATGTGCCCGCGCACTTGGCGATCAGCGCGCCGAGATGCGGCGGCTCCAGCAGGTCGAGACGACCGCTGCGGTCTTTGGCCGGGAAGCCGTAGGGATTGACGGTGTGTGTGACGAAGGCGCGGTAAGCGCTGCCGTCGTCGGCCTTGATCTCGGCCAGCGTCACGACCTCGTCGACGATGCCGGGCAGCTCCAGACTGGTCTTGCTGCCTTCGATCTGTGGCACGAACACCTTGCGGTTGAAGTCATCCAGTCGCTCATCGAGGATGGCGACGAACACCACATTCTTGCCCCGGGCGTGCTGCAGGTGGGTCAACGCGCCGATCATTTCCTGGCCGAGCAGGCCATAGGCAGCGCGCAGATCGGGCTTGCCGGAACGATCACTGACCGCGCCGGGCTGCGTCTTGCACCACGCGAAGCACTGCCGGGACAGCTGCGTGATCGAGTCGAGAAAGAAGGTCTGATAGCGGTCGAGCTGCGTCGGGTCGCCGAACTTCTCGATGACGTGGTCGTAGTGCGCCTGCGAGAACGCGCTCTCCGGCGGCAGCGACTTGTCCGGGCCCGCGAGGAACACGAAGAAGTCGCGGCTCTCGGGCCACGATGCCGGACGGATGGTGTCGCCCGGCCAGTCGGCCACGGCGAGATCACCCGCCTCAATGTCGAGGAACAAGGTGGTGGTCGGGTCGAGGTCTTTGAGCCGGGTGGTCTTGCCGATGCCGGATTTGCCCAGCATCAGGAGCTTCACGCCCTTGCGTTCAGCAAGTCGCTGTTGGGCAGAGATGATTGGAAGTGACATCACGCCACCTCCTTCAACTGCTCGGCGACGGCGGGATTCCAGAGGATCTGATAGCCGCTGTGGCCATTGCGCGAGTACGGCATGGCCTCGGCCCACGCTTCACCGGCCTCGGTCAGCTCCCACTCGTCGCGGTCGTTGCGGAACTGAAAACCGTGCGATGCCAGCATCTGGTTCGTGGCCTTGGCCGAACGGCTCAGCAGCTTGCCGAGTTGGGTGGCATTGCGCGCGCAGATCGGCTCATTGGCCGACGGCAGCGCGCGGCGCAACACCTCGGTGGTGATGCCGGTGTTCTCCTGAATGCAGGTCAGGGTTGCCGCTGCCGCGATGCCCGGCTTCACACCCGGCACCTTCGCCACGGCCTCGCCGATCAGCAGAATCGCGGATACGCGGTCGTGGGTCGGTGCAGGTAAAGCCGCCAGGGCACCAGGAATGGCGTAGCTGCCGGTCTTGTGGATCGCGGGCAGTACCTCGCTGGTGACCCAACGCTTGAAGCGCTTGGCTGCATCCTTGGTACTGCCGAGGATCAGGGCGTAGAGGCCCGACTCGTTGACATGGTTGGCGCGCTGCGTGCGTCCGAGGTTGTCGATGACCTCCAATTTCTGGAGGTCATCACCATCGACGTGGGATTTGATCGCCTGAGACGGATTGCTCATCTCCAAGGCATCGCAGACATCGCTGGCGTTGAACCACGGCAGGCCAGCACCATCGACTTGGACGCGCACGGCGTGCGCTTCAAACTGGAAAGGAATGATTGCACTCATGGTCGTTACTCCGAATCAAGGGAAAGGGTGAAAGACGGCTTGCCGGAATCCACGGTGCGGGCGGCGGCGAACTGCTGTTGCAGCGCCGGGGGCCAGTTCGTGTAGCGGGACTCGGAGACGGATAACTTGATGTCGAGGTAGCCCTCGACCTTCTCGCCCGAAGCCACGATGCGCTCGGCGATTTCGGCCAGTTGCTGCTGGCTCCAGCTGACCTTCTTGGGTAGCTCGAACTTCAGATGCAGCGGGCCATCGCTGATGTGGGCAGTGCCAAAATCGCGGCCGGACTCACGCAGCGCGGCGCGCGCCTGCTCGCCGTAGCACTGATCCAGCGCCGCATCGAACTTGGTGCGGGCCTTCTTGAGCCAGTCGATGGCCGCGTCGAGGTTCTTGTCGATCTCGCGTTTCTGCTCAGGTGGCAGAGCGGCCAGTTGGCTGACGGACATCTCGGCGATGTCGGCGGGGAAGATGGTCAGATCGCTCATGGCCTTCCTCCTCACTGGTACGCACGAGTGAAGCTGGAGTAACGCGAGACGCGCCGCTCGAAGGCTTCGATTTCGTGCAGGAGGTAGGTGACGCGGCGGCCGAGCTTGCAGTAGATCGGCCCGAGCTGTTCCTGACGCCAGCGGCGCAGGGTCTTGACGGAGAGCCCCCAGCGGATGGCGAGCTCGTTTTCGTCGAGGGCGATGCAGGTGACATCGCCCGGGTTGGGTCGGATGGGATTCCGACCGATTTGGATTGCTGGTGCTTGGGTTTGCATTTCGATGTGCCTCCTAGATGAAATGGGCACATCGAAGTCTCCGCACGGGTTTATGGCCCGTGTCTGGTTCGATTTATGGGCGGATTTATGTGTTGCGCCGTATCCGATATTTGCCGCGCTTGACCAGGGCGATAACGTCCTCGCGCTCAGCCTTGCCACCGAAGGCATCGTCGAAGGACTGATAGCCGGTGTTGGCGATCCTGTTGACCTCGGCCCAGGACACCTCAGGTGCGGCCTTCCCGTCGGCACTCCACATCTGCTTGATGATCTTGGCCCGCTCCGCCGACAACTCGCGCGATTCGGGGAAGTGCGGCAACTTCAGTCGATTGCCTTGGAAGAACTCCACTGGCTCCGGCGCACCACTGGGTGTCACATAGCCGTGCAGCACCCTGTCGAATGCGCTCGCGTCGAAAACGTCCTGCCCGCCGTCCACGCGGACGAACTCGTCGAGCGCCCGAATCACATGGTCACGCGGCAACACGGAATGCGTTCGGCATGCCTGCAAAACCACGCCACTGCGTGGCCACACCGAGTCGGCCAGAACGGAAGATGTATCGTCGACGGGTGCACATGCCCACGCCCGCCCGACAAACACCGGAGCAAAATCATGCGTCCCAGCGACGCGCAAATCGCCCAGATGCCAAAGATGATGCGGCGTGCGACATGGGCGATTTGCCCGCCGCCGATCCTCCATGCCCATCAGTGATGCAAGATCGGCCAGCCATGGTTCGATCTGGATGCCGTACAGCGCTATTTCGCTCAGTGGCCGCACGACAGTGCGACCGTTCAGCGGGCTGCGATAGCGATAGCAACCTGCATCCGGATCAGCCTCGATTTCGACCTCACGCTCGGAGTCCAGGAACGGAGCCATCACATGCGTGAGGTGGCCCTTGTCGGTGACCCAGCCCCGTTGCATAAACTGAAGCCAGTCACGCCCGAGTGATGTGGCCAGTACCGGTGTATCCAGGCTCTGCAACCTGTCAATGGCTGCGAAGAATCGCAGATAGAGTGACATCGTCGGCTTCTCCCTCAGAACTCGCTCAGTACGCCGATGCGGATCAGTTGCTCCAGCACGCGTTTGCGGTCGTCCTCGGTTTTGCTCTTGTCATTCAGCCCGTTGGGGGCGGTGATCTGGACGGCGACGTTGTGTGCCTTGCGGTGGGGCTGCTTGGCTATACGCATCACCAGCTTCACTTGCACCAGCGCGTACTGGCTCAGATCCTCGGCGCTGTAATCCTCGTAGGCGACTTGATAGATGTTGCGACCGTCGCGCCGGTCGCGGGTGATCTCCATCTTGCTTGCCAGTTGCCGGGAAACGGGTTTTCCACCCAGTTCCAGCTGCTGCTCAAAAGGCTTGGCCACCTTGATCTGCAGAATCGCGATGCTCTCGATATCGGCGATGCGATCCTGTTCCAGTCGTTTGAGCATTGCCGAGGTTGAGAACCCGAACAAATCGAACTGGCGGATCGGCATGTCATCAATCGTGCCTTCATGCGCCAGCACCACATCACGGAAGATGGTGGCGAGTTCGCGCCGCGCCTCACGGTTTTCGCAGAACACGGTCAGCGCTCCGGTGGCCGGTTCCCAGGAAAAGCGCGCCGACATGGCCGCAGGTTCCTCGTGATCGATCACATGGCCATCCTCGACCTGCTGGTAATGTGCAGTGGAGCCATTGAAGGTGGCGCACACAGTGTGCAGAAGGTTCGGGGATTCGCCCTCTGCATCGTCATCATCGTCATGCTGTGAATGTGACAGACCATGCCGCACAAACTGCTCGATCAGGATTTGATCCTGCGGCACATGCGGGAACAGCTCGGCAATCCGTGTGCGCAGCGTTTCCTGGACGTCGTCGACTTGCTGCGGCTCCACGCCCTTGGGGCCAAGGTAGTGGCTGGAGAAATGGTCGCTTTTCCATTGGCGGTGCATCACCTGTTCATGCTCGGCCTGATCGAACCGAGTTTCGCGACGAGCCCCGGCCTCGGGGAACTCCTGCAGGATGCACAGGTGCAGTGCGCGGCTGTGACGGTCGCTGGGCGCTTCAAGCACGGCAGCATCGTCCTCGCGTCGTTCGTCGAGCACCGACTGAACTGCCTGCGCGCCGTAGTCATCGCCAAGCAGGAGCACCCGCTCGACGACATCTTCGAGGCGCTGGCGAATGGCAGCGTCCAGCTTGGCCACGCAATGAAAAAACGCATGCCGGGATTCGACCGGCAATTTGCCCTTGGCGGCTTCGGCCAACGCATGCAGTTCCGGCAACGGTTCACCGCTGGCACGTTCGAGCAGGCGCACCACCAGCGTCGGACGCTTTACCTTTCGCAGCAGATCGATGAAATGCTCCATTCCGGGCAGGATGGCGGGGCCGTCATCCGACCGCTGCTCGCGCACGCGTTTCGAGGATAGTTGCTGATTGACCACTTTCTCCTGCTGAGCGGTGGTGGTGTGACCGGTAGGCATAGGCAAGCTCCTTCAACAAAGTGCGCGATTGCGCGAGCAGTTAACTGCGAGGCTCAAAAAATGCCGACGCAAGGTCGGCGTGGAGGGATAGGGGAATGATCAGCGCAAGATGGCCTCCGGTCGGATCAATCCGTAGCGCTGCAGGCGCACCTGCACAAAACGTGGGTTGACGCCAAAGCGCATGGCGAGGGCTTTCTCCAAGAATTCCATATCGACCGCGTCGGTGGCGGTGAGATGCAGGCTGATGCCGTGGATCTCAGGATCAAGCGAAGGGCCACGGTGGATGCTGACGTTGTATTCCGGGGCGAGCTCCTCTGCGGCGGCACTCAAAAGCTGGCGTGGCATCAGCAGCGAACCCATGAATTCATTGGCGCGCAGTTCTGCGAAATGAACGTCCGAGGCCAGGGCGGCCTTGCCGGTGGTCGGTGATTTCGCCAAATGTTCGCTGTCGGGCGTCGTGGTGCGGTAGGCGCGCTGCCCACATGGTTCAAAGGTGTCGAACAGCCCCGGCCCTTTGCTGCCATCCATGATCCAGCCCGGCGCATCGAACACTGCATGCCCCAATTCGTGGGCCAGCGTGCTGAGTGCCAACAGTCCGCTGAGTTTTTCGCCGATG
This genomic window contains:
- a CDS encoding helix-turn-helix transcriptional regulator, coding for MQTQAPAIQIGRNPIRPNPGDVTCIALDENELAIRWGLSVKTLRRWRQEQLGPIYCKLGRRVTYLLHEIEAFERRVSRYSSFTRAYQ
- a CDS encoding Bro-N domain-containing protein is translated as MSAIIPFQFEAHAVRVQVDGAGLPWFNASDVCDALEMSNPSQAIKSHVDGDDLQKLEVIDNLGRTQRANHVNESGLYALILGSTKDAAKRFKRWVTSEVLPAIHKTGSYAIPGALAALPAPTHDRVSAILLIGEAVAKVPGVKPGIAAAATLTCIQENTGITTEVLRRALPSANEPICARNATQLGKLLSRSAKATNQMLASHGFQFRNDRDEWELTEAGEAWAEAMPYSRNGHSGYQILWNPAVAEQLKEVA
- a CDS encoding ATP-binding protein translates to MSLPIISAQQRLAERKGVKLLMLGKSGIGKTTRLKDLDPTTTLFLDIEAGDLAVADWPGDTIRPASWPESRDFFVFLAGPDKSLPPESAFSQAHYDHVIEKFGDPTQLDRYQTFFLDSITQLSRQCFAWCKTQPGAVSDRSGKPDLRAAYGLLGQEMIGALTHLQHARGKNVVFVAILDERLDDFNRKVFVPQIEGSKTSLELPGIVDEVVTLAEIKADDGSAYRAFVTHTVNPYGFPAKDRSGRLDLLEPPHLGALIAKCAGTSTTPASAAAHIESQE
- a CDS encoding ImmA/IrrE family metallo-endopeptidase — encoded protein: MPVLTLDYRHCDRKRPKFIKHVEIEGLAAQARQQLVAGGVDAIAFGTLRQIDRLKINGIDFALEVSTESEVHDEQGNHVFGICEFDPGVPDTAMVCVSPIGEKLSGLLALSTLAHELGHAVFDAPGWIMDGSKGPGLFDTFEPCGQRAYRTTTPDSEHLAKSPTTGKAALASDVHFAELRANEFMGSLLMPRQLLSAAAEELAPEYNVSIHRGPSLDPEIHGISLHLTATDAVDMEFLEKALAMRFGVNPRFVQVRLQRYGLIRPEAILR
- a CDS encoding DUF6511 domain-containing protein, with protein sequence MKCWVCKRQARGFGHTDNRHGVGNPRRYPIDWVFCSQRCQNAFHTLYGNWLRVKDGRTDTKEVAMIDPSDVELAAMKKCLKSFGEAAGEIGFAKPLGDYSEAEALQVIDAIVTCYTEAMVEHHETSKYPPVRGMTPTADPMTPSAANPFADLEDDLPWEEPKEKKP
- a CDS encoding PD-(D/E)XK nuclease family protein → MIDFNSSSSISGQVTTLVDTGLQQARARQSERQYLGASRLGVACERALQFEYAKAPIDHGRDTPGRMLRILERGHVMEDCMVAWLRDAGFDLRTRKADGEQFGFSVANGRLQGHIDGVIVGGPEGFAYPALWECKCLGNKSWSDLEKKGLAISKPIYAAQVAIYQAYLELHEHSAIFTALNADTMEIYTEAVPFDAALAQRMSDRAVKVITATEAGELLPRAFNDPTHFECRMCAWQDRCWRTQA